The following coding sequences are from one Gossypium raimondii isolate GPD5lz chromosome 4, ASM2569854v1, whole genome shotgun sequence window:
- the LOC105779588 gene encoding protein RADIALIS-like 3, whose amino-acid sequence MWFLMKTSHIDSPQVAQAQTPQLINTAFMAVSQAPQTKTHLCFILFCFFFLHLNLVMASSSLRSKDSGPTWTPKQNKLFEKALAQFDKDTPDRWQNVAKAVGGNKTAEEVKRHYEILIQDLEHIESGRIPIPKYKSSGGGGNGGR is encoded by the coding sequence ATGTGGTTTTTAATGAAGACGAGTCATATAGATTCCCCCCAAGTGGCTCAAGCTCAAACCCCACAGCTTATAAATACAGCATTCATGGCTGTCTCTCAAGCACCCCAAACAAAAACACATCTTTGCTtcatcttgttttgttttttcttcttacATTTGAATCTGGTAATGGCTTCAAGCTCTTTACGTTCCAAAGATTCAGGTCCAACATGGACCCCAAAACAGAACAAACTGTTCGAAAAAGCATTGGCACAGTTCGATAAAGATACACCAGATCGTTGGCAAAATGTTGCTAAGGCTGTTGGTGGTAATAAAACTGCTGAAGAAGTTAAGAGACACTACGAAATCCTCATCCAAGATCTCGAACATATCGAGTCCGGTCGGATTCCGATTCCCAAATATAAGTCGAGTGGCGGCGGCGGCAATGGCGGCCGGTGA